From Saccopteryx leptura isolate mSacLep1 chromosome 3, mSacLep1_pri_phased_curated, whole genome shotgun sequence, one genomic window encodes:
- the C3H6orf120 gene encoding UPF0669 protein C6orf120 homolog produces MAASWKGALLLLLAAQAVPRAGCAEEEEVPAEWVLLHVVQGQVGAGNYSYLRLNHEGRIVLAMRSLRGDADLYVSDSTLHPSFDDYELQSATCGRDLVAVPAHFRRPVGIGVYGHPSHRDSEFEMRVYFDRTVQRHPFGDSAYADGAETSHPHAYDPEGASQEEESVLWTILISLLKLVLEILF; encoded by the coding sequence ATGGCCGCGTCCTGGAAGGgcgccctgctgctgctgctggcggcGCAGGCCGTGCCCCGGGCCGGCTgcgcggaggaggaggaggtcccgGCCGAGTGGGTCCTGCTGCACGTGGTCCAGGGCCAGGTGGGCGCCGGCAACTACAGCTACCTGCGGCTGAACCACGAGGGCCGCATCGTGCTGGCCATGCGCAGCCTGCGCGGCGACGCCGACCTCTACGTGTCCGACAGCACCCTGCACCCCAGCTTCGACGACTACGAGCTGCAGTCCGCCACGTGCGGCCGCGACCTGGTGGCCGTCCCCGCGCACTTCCGGCGCCCCGTGGGCATCGGGGTCTACGGGCACCCGTCGCACCGGGACAGCGAGTTCGAGATGAGAGTCTATTTCGACCGAACGGTCCAGCGACACCCGTTCGGGGACAGCGCCTATGCGGACGGCGCGGAGACGAGCCACCCGCACGCTTACGACCCCGAAGGGGCGTCGCAAGAAGAGGAGTCCGTGCTCTGGACGATCCTGATCAGTCTTTTGAAACTGGTACTTGAGATTCTGTTCTGA